Proteins encoded by one window of Streptococcus sanguinis:
- the rmuC gene encoding DNA recombination protein RmuC, protein MEFIIILILLGNLVLTFLLWQKLSQQTETLKQVLENQADHLSDQLDYRLEQESQKKEMSQKELELALGDRLSEVRTDLHRNLTELRLEISDNLTKNRDKTDERMRQIQESNETRLEQMRQTVEEKLEKTLQTRLQTSFETVSKQLESVNRGLGEMQSVARDVGTLNKVLSNTKTRGILGELQLGQIIEDIMTASQYEREFVTVAGSSERVEYAIKLPGQTEHEYVYLPIDSKFPLADYYRLEDAYESGSKEEIELYRKSLLASVKRFAKDIKSKYLAPPATTNFGIMFLPTEGLYSEVVRNPAFFDSLRREEQIVVAGPSTLSALLNSLSVGFKTLNIQKSADDISKVLGSVKSEFNKFGGILTKAQKHLQHASGNIDELLTRRTGAIERTLSHIELSDQDLDLNLLDFSEERENNED, encoded by the coding sequence ATGGAGTTTATAATCATCCTCATTCTTTTGGGAAATCTAGTGCTGACCTTTCTTTTATGGCAAAAGCTTAGTCAGCAGACCGAGACGCTAAAGCAAGTCTTGGAAAATCAGGCAGATCATCTATCGGATCAGTTGGACTATCGCTTGGAGCAAGAAAGCCAGAAAAAGGAAATGTCTCAGAAAGAGCTGGAATTAGCTCTGGGAGACCGTTTGAGCGAGGTCAGGACAGATTTGCACCGCAACTTGACAGAGCTGCGCTTGGAAATCAGTGACAACCTGACCAAGAATCGGGATAAAACTGACGAGCGTATGCGGCAGATCCAAGAGTCCAACGAAACCCGTCTAGAGCAGATGCGGCAGACTGTTGAAGAGAAACTGGAGAAAACACTTCAGACTCGTCTTCAGACTTCTTTTGAAACTGTTTCTAAGCAATTGGAGTCTGTTAATCGCGGTCTAGGAGAAATGCAGAGTGTTGCCCGAGATGTCGGCACACTGAACAAGGTCCTTTCCAACACCAAGACACGAGGGATTCTAGGGGAGCTTCAGCTAGGCCAGATTATCGAGGACATTATGACGGCCAGTCAGTATGAGCGAGAGTTTGTGACGGTGGCTGGCTCCAGTGAGCGTGTCGAATATGCTATTAAACTGCCGGGACAGACGGAGCATGAATATGTCTATCTGCCCATTGATTCTAAGTTTCCTCTGGCTGATTACTACCGTTTGGAAGATGCTTATGAGTCTGGCAGCAAGGAAGAGATTGAGCTCTATCGCAAGTCTCTCTTAGCAAGTGTTAAACGTTTTGCCAAGGATATTAAAAGTAAATATCTGGCACCGCCGGCTACGACCAACTTTGGTATCATGTTTCTGCCTACGGAAGGTCTCTATTCGGAAGTTGTCCGCAACCCAGCCTTTTTTGACAGTTTGCGGCGGGAGGAGCAGATTGTGGTGGCGGGACCGTCGACCTTATCTGCCTTGCTCAATTCACTGTCTGTCGGCTTTAAAACGCTCAATATCCAAAAAAGTGCGGACGACATAAGCAAGGTTCTGGGTTCTGTCAAATCCGAGTTTAACAAGTTCGGTGGAATTCTGACCAAGGCACAGAAACATTTGCAGCATGCTTCGGGCAATATTGATGAACTATTAACCCGTAGGACAGGAGCTATCGAAAGAACCTTAAGCCATATTGAGCTGTCTGACCAAGACCTCGATTTGAACTTACTTGATTTTTCAGAAGAAAGGGAAAACAATGAAGATTAA
- a CDS encoding thiamine diphosphokinase encodes MTKVALFAGGSLEHFSLDFDVLVGVDRGSLFLLEQGVCPDLAVGDFDSVSKEELLRIKDRVKEVVQAHPEKDDTDLELAVLACFERYPDARLTIFGAFGGRLDHALANVFLPSNEKIAPYMEKIFLEDEQNLLTYVPKGRHEIKPVAGMRYLAFLPSDDAALTIEGAKYPLNKDNFFFKKVYASNEFIGKPIYLDFDSGYTVVIYSKDRS; translated from the coding sequence ATGACTAAGGTTGCGCTGTTTGCTGGCGGAAGCTTGGAGCATTTTAGCTTGGATTTCGATGTGTTGGTCGGAGTAGACCGTGGGAGCCTCTTTCTGCTTGAGCAAGGAGTTTGTCCTGACTTGGCTGTAGGGGATTTTGACTCTGTGAGCAAGGAAGAATTGCTGCGCATAAAAGATAGGGTCAAGGAAGTCGTTCAGGCCCATCCTGAAAAGGATGATACAGACCTGGAGTTGGCTGTTCTGGCTTGTTTTGAACGGTATCCAGATGCCCGTTTGACCATTTTCGGCGCCTTTGGAGGCCGTCTGGATCATGCCTTGGCCAATGTCTTCCTGCCCAGTAATGAAAAAATTGCACCTTATATGGAGAAGATTTTTCTGGAAGACGAACAGAATCTGCTGACCTATGTTCCCAAGGGGCGCCATGAAATCAAACCAGTAGCTGGCATGCGTTATCTAGCCTTTCTGCCGTCGGATGATGCTGCCTTAACAATTGAGGGCGCCAAATATCCGCTCAATAAAGATAACTTTTTTTTCAAAAAAGTGTATGCTTCTAACGAATTTATAGGTAAGCCCATTTATTTGGACTTTGATAGCGGCTATACAGTCGTCATTTACAGCAAAGACAGGAGCTGA
- the purR gene encoding pur operon repressor produces the protein MKLRRSERMVVISNYLINHPYELTSLNTFAEKYESAKSSISEDIVIIKRAFEEIEIGTIETITGAGGGVIFSPSISDTEAKTIVQGLCDQLSESNRILPGGYIYLSDLLSTPSILNNIGRIIAKSFKDQQIDAVMTVATKGVPLANAVANVLNVPFVIVRRDLKITEGSTVSVNYVSGSSGDRIEKMFLSKRSLKAGSRVLIVDDFLKGGGTITGMISLLSEFDSELAGVAVFADNAQANRDYLDYKSLLKVTNIDVKANTIDVEIGNIFD, from the coding sequence ATGAAATTAAGAAGAAGTGAGCGTATGGTGGTTATCTCCAATTATTTGATTAACCATCCTTATGAATTAACGAGCTTAAATACATTTGCAGAGAAATACGAATCTGCCAAATCTTCTATTTCAGAAGATATTGTCATTATTAAGCGAGCCTTTGAAGAGATTGAAATTGGGACTATCGAAACGATTACTGGTGCCGGTGGAGGAGTGATTTTCAGCCCATCCATCTCCGATACAGAAGCTAAGACTATTGTACAAGGTCTTTGTGATCAGCTGTCTGAAAGCAATCGGATTCTTCCGGGGGGCTACATTTACCTATCTGATCTGCTCAGTACCCCATCCATTTTGAATAATATCGGACGAATTATTGCCAAGAGCTTTAAAGATCAACAGATTGATGCGGTCATGACAGTTGCGACTAAGGGTGTACCTTTGGCCAATGCAGTAGCCAACGTACTTAATGTACCTTTTGTCATCGTTCGTCGGGATTTAAAGATTACAGAAGGATCGACGGTCAGTGTCAACTACGTATCGGGCTCCAGCGGAGATCGTATTGAAAAGATGTTCTTGTCCAAGCGCAGTCTCAAGGCTGGCAGTCGCGTCTTGATTGTGGATGACTTCCTCAAAGGTGGGGGAACCATTACAGGGATGATTAGCCTCTTATCTGAGTTTGACTCTGAGTTGGCAGGTGTAGCTGTCTTTGCGGACAATGCGCAGGCCAATCGCGATTATCTAGACTATAAATCGCTCTTGAAAGTAACCAATATTGATGTCAAGGCGAATACCATTGATGTGGAAATTGGAAATATATTTGATTAG
- the rpe gene encoding ribulose-phosphate 3-epimerase: MTSFKIAPSILSADYANFESELKKLEATGAEYAHIDIMDGHFVPNISFGAGVVASMRPHSKLVFDCHLMVSNPEHHIEEFARAGADIISIHAEATPHIHGALQKIRAAGVKPSVVINPGTPVEAVKNVLNLVDQVLVMTVNPGFGGQAFLPETMDKIRELVVLREVNQLNFDIEVDGGIDDKTIGIAKEAGANVFVAGSYVFKGDVNHQVQTLRDALHD, encoded by the coding sequence ATGACTTCATTCAAAATTGCCCCTTCAATCTTAAGTGCGGACTATGCTAATTTTGAATCAGAACTGAAAAAGTTAGAAGCAACAGGCGCTGAGTATGCCCATATTGATATTATGGATGGTCATTTTGTACCCAATATCAGCTTTGGGGCTGGGGTTGTTGCCAGTATGCGTCCTCACAGCAAGCTAGTCTTTGATTGCCATCTGATGGTTTCCAATCCTGAACATCATATTGAAGAATTCGCTCGTGCCGGTGCAGATATTATCAGCATCCATGCCGAAGCGACACCTCATATCCACGGAGCACTGCAGAAGATTCGGGCAGCGGGAGTCAAACCTAGTGTTGTGATTAATCCGGGAACACCAGTTGAAGCAGTCAAAAATGTTTTGAATTTGGTTGATCAAGTCCTTGTGATGACAGTTAATCCAGGCTTTGGCGGTCAGGCCTTTCTGCCAGAAACCATGGATAAGATTCGTGAACTGGTCGTTCTGCGCGAAGTCAATCAGCTGAATTTTGATATTGAAGTGGATGGCGGTATTGACGATAAGACCATTGGAATTGCTAAAGAGGCTGGTGCCAATGTTTTCGTGGCTGGCAGCTATGTCTTCAAGGGTGATGTCAATCATCAAGTTCAGACCTTACGGGATGCCCTGCATGACTAA
- the rsgA gene encoding ribosome small subunit-dependent GTPase A → MQGKIIKALAGFYYVESDGQVYQTRARGNFRKKGQTPYVGDEVEFSAEKDSEGYILKIAERKNSLVRPPIVNIDQAVVIMSAKEPDFNANLLDRFLVLLEHKRIHPIIYISKLDLLGDEQSLDVYVQAYQSIGYEVIKSTEELLPLLTGKITVFMGQTGVGKSTLLNKIAPDLQLETGEISESLGRGRHTTRAVSFYNLNGGKIADTPGFSSLDYEVSTAEDLNQAFPEIAEFSQSCKFRTCTHTHEPACAVKPAVESGQIASFRFDNYLQFLSEIKNRRETYKKVAKKNSK, encoded by the coding sequence TTGCAAGGAAAAATCATTAAGGCTCTAGCTGGCTTTTATTATGTAGAGTCGGACGGACAGGTTTATCAAACTAGAGCGCGGGGTAATTTTCGCAAAAAAGGGCAGACACCTTATGTCGGTGACGAAGTCGAATTTTCAGCTGAAAAAGACTCGGAAGGCTATATTTTAAAAATAGCAGAGCGAAAGAACAGTCTCGTGCGGCCGCCGATTGTCAACATTGACCAGGCAGTTGTAATCATGAGCGCGAAAGAGCCAGATTTCAATGCCAATCTGTTAGATCGTTTTCTGGTGCTTTTAGAGCATAAGAGGATTCATCCTATTATCTACATCAGCAAGTTAGACCTGCTTGGAGATGAGCAGAGCTTGGATGTCTATGTACAGGCCTATCAGTCCATCGGCTATGAGGTCATTAAGTCGACTGAGGAATTGCTGCCGCTGCTGACAGGGAAAATCACTGTTTTTATGGGACAGACTGGGGTTGGAAAGTCCACTCTGCTCAATAAAATTGCCCCAGACCTGCAGTTGGAAACAGGAGAGATTTCTGAAAGTCTGGGCCGTGGCCGCCATACGACGCGGGCTGTCAGCTTTTACAATCTAAACGGTGGGAAGATTGCTGATACGCCAGGATTTTCGTCTTTGGATTACGAGGTGAGCACAGCTGAAGATCTCAATCAAGCTTTTCCAGAGATTGCTGAGTTTAGCCAGTCCTGTAAGTTTCGTACTTGCACTCATACTCACGAGCCAGCTTGTGCCGTTAAGCCAGCAGTCGAGTCCGGCCAGATAGCGTCATTCCGCTTTGATAATTACCTGCAGTTTCTCAGCGAGATCAAGAATCGTCGGGAGACCTATAAAAAAGTTGCCAAAAAAAATTCTAAATAA
- a CDS encoding 3'-5' exoribonuclease YhaM family protein has protein sequence MKINQMKKDELFEGFYLIKSAEVRQTRAGKNYLAFTFQDDTGVIEGKLWDAQPHNVEEFTAGKVVHMQGRREVYNNTPQVNQLTLRLPKAGEPNDPADFKEKPPVDQKEIRDYLSQMIFKIENSVWQRVVRSLYSKYDKEFYSYPAAKTNHHAFESGLAFHTATMVKLADAIGDIYPQLNKSLLFAGIMLHDLAKVIELSGPENTEYTVRGNLIGHIALIDEELTKTLMELKIDDSKEEVIVLRHVLLSHHGLLEYGSPVRPKIMEAEILHMIDNLDAEMMMMTAALGLVDPGEMSNKIFALEGRSFYKPKLEQ, from the coding sequence ATGAAGATTAATCAAATGAAAAAAGATGAACTGTTTGAAGGTTTCTATCTGATCAAGTCAGCAGAAGTCCGTCAGACAAGGGCTGGGAAAAATTATCTGGCTTTCACTTTCCAAGACGATACAGGGGTAATTGAAGGCAAACTCTGGGATGCGCAGCCACATAATGTTGAAGAATTCACTGCTGGCAAGGTCGTGCACATGCAAGGTCGACGGGAAGTCTACAATAACACGCCCCAGGTAAATCAACTGACCCTGCGTCTTCCTAAGGCTGGAGAGCCCAATGATCCAGCGGATTTCAAGGAAAAACCGCCAGTAGACCAGAAAGAAATCCGAGATTATTTATCTCAGATGATTTTTAAGATTGAGAATTCGGTCTGGCAGCGCGTGGTCCGCTCGCTTTATAGCAAGTACGACAAGGAGTTTTATTCTTATCCAGCTGCCAAGACCAATCACCATGCTTTTGAGTCTGGCCTAGCCTTTCATACCGCTACTATGGTCAAGCTGGCAGATGCTATCGGAGACATTTATCCTCAGCTTAATAAAAGCTTGCTCTTTGCTGGGATCATGCTTCATGACTTGGCCAAGGTTATTGAGCTCAGCGGTCCGGAAAATACAGAGTACACCGTGCGAGGCAATCTGATTGGTCACATTGCTTTGATTGATGAAGAATTGACCAAGACCTTGATGGAGCTGAAAATTGATGATAGCAAGGAAGAGGTTATCGTCCTGCGGCATGTGCTTCTCAGTCACCACGGTCTCTTGGAATACGGCAGTCCTGTCCGGCCTAAGATTATGGAGGCAGAAATCCTGCACATGATTGATAATCTGGATGCGGAGATGATGATGATGACTGCTGCCTTAGGACTTGTAGATCCAGGTGAAATGAGCAATAAAATATTCGCTCTTGAAGGCCGTTCCTTCTACAAACCAAAACTTGAACAGTAA